A stretch of Henckelia pumila isolate YLH828 chromosome 4, ASM3356847v2, whole genome shotgun sequence DNA encodes these proteins:
- the LOC140861593 gene encoding uncharacterized protein, translated as MAGHGDENSHGSIGGRWDDQDDRKHLRGHHHHRHDDRMCFSMHRVMQMGPKPLIGGVSPKDAGNCLRRMEVCFSEFRCTEKRRMETLDFLVEGRARKWWDSTYAPFIAARGVDTWDEFRTAFHKMYFPPALQQMKTSELLGLRQGSMSIEEYQLKFFELLPYCPQIFDSMGAKYNLFLQVLNPEIHDRVVVGDDMTYEGLVSRCHQEEDSICRNRSFYSSRPASSLGPRAQSFKKSSSTSSSGSGEVMHFGRKNQGPCKHCGGNHPANRCRKALVQQKTQGQSTGGSNLKPRTSSQVFALRHDQAVDDNEKVIADTVVVVSTPMGQSASAKRLVMGYPLEFEVNVLMLQGTSVYSKIYFRSEYHQMRVQDQDIAKTSFRTRYEHYEFLVMPFGLTNAPAVFMNLMNRILRDRQLYAKLSKYEFWQDRVVFLGHIISKNGYSVDLSKIEAVMAWSSPTTVAEIRCFLSLAGYYRRFITNFSQLA; from the exons ATGGCGGGTCATGGTGACGAGAATAGTCACGGCAGCATAGGTGGACGCTGGGATGATCAAGACGATCGAAAGCATCTTCGGGGCcatcatcaccatcgccatgatgatcgcATGTGTTTTAGCATGCATAGGGTTATGCAGATGGGTCCGAAACCTTTAATCGGAGGAGTGTCACCGAAGGATGCGGGAAATTGTCTACGACGTATGGAAGTTTGTTTCTCGGAGTTCCGATGCACTGAGAAGCGgcggatggagactcttgatttcCTGGTCGAAGGACGAGCTCGGAAGTGGTGGGATTCTACTTATGCGCCTTTTATTGCAGCTCGAGGAGTTGATACCTGGgatgagttccgcacagcttttcataagatgtattttcctcctgctctccAACAGATGAAGACAAGTGAGTTGCTGGGTTTGCGACAGGGATCGATGTCGATCGAGGAATACcagttgaagttctttgagttactGCCCTATTGCCCCCAGATTTTTGATAGCATGGGGGCGAAGTATAATTTGTTCCTCCAAGTCCTTAatccggagattcatgaccgagtTGTTGTGGGAGACGACATGACTTATGAGGGATTAGTGAGCCGATGTCACCAGGAAGAGGACAGCATCTGTCGTAACAGATCCTTCTACTCATCTAGACCTGCGAGTtccttgggtccccgtgctcaatCATTCAAGAAGTCTAGTTCTACTTCTTCCTCAGGATCCGGGGAGGTGATGCATTTTGGCAGAAAGAATCAGGGTCCTTGCAAGCATTGTGGTGGAAATCATCCTGCCAACAGGTGCCGGAAG gctttAGTGCAGCAGAAGACACAGGGACAGTCGACAGGGGGTTCTAATTTGAAACCTCGTACTTCTAGTCAAGTGTTCgccttgagacatgatcaggcggtGGATGATAATGAGAAAGTTATAGCGG ACACAGTGGTTGTTGTTTCTACCCCGATGGGTCAGTCTGCgtcggctaagcgtctagtgatgggttaccctttagagttcgaagtgAATGTCTTGATG ttgcagggtacttcggtttactcgaAGATTTATTTCAGATCTgaatatcatcagatgagagtccaagatcaggatatagccaaaACATCATTTAGGACCAGGTATGAGCATTATGAGttcctagtaatgccatttggattgactaatgcaccggctgtaTTTATGAATTTGATGAATCGT ATTCTAAGGGAtagacagttgtacgccaaattgaGTAAATATGAATTCTGGCAGGATAgagtggtatttcttggccacattatatcaAAGAATGGATATTCTGTAGATCTGAGTAAGATTGAGGCAGTAATGGCATGGTCGAGTCCGACGACGGTAGCTGAGATCCGTTGTTTTCTgagtctagcaggatattatcgtcgttttATCACAAATTTCTCGCAGCTAGCTTGA